From Streptomyces sp. SCSIO 75703:
CCCCCAGTGGTTCCCACCTTCGCACGCGGCACTGACAACACCGGGCGGCCGGTCCCGCCGCCGGGCCGGGACGGACACTCAGGACACCGGGCGCGAATCCGCCCACATCAGCTCGAACTCCTCGCGGTACGCGGGGAAGAGCCCCGCCTCGTCCAGGGGGTCCGCTTTGACGACCTTTCCGCCGTTGCGTCCGTTGCGCAGGACCATCACCGGCGTCTCGATGCCCCGGGTGCGGGCCAGGTAGGACTGGACCACGGCGATGCCGTCGGAGCCGTCGCCGTCGACGAGGTAGGCGGTGAAGCGGGGCGTCTCGTCGAAGACCTGGATCTCGAAGGCGCCGGGGTCCCGCAGCCGCGAGCGCACCCGGCGCATGTGCAGGATGTTCATCTCCACGGCGCGGCTCAGCTCGCCCCGCTTGACGCCGAGTTCGCGCTCGCGGCGCTTGACCGCGCTGGAGGCCGGGTTGAGGAAGAGCAGCCGCACCCGGCCGCCGGCCTCGGCCAGGCGCACCAGCCGGCGCCCGGAGAAGTTCTGCACGAGCAGGTTGAGGCCGATGCCGAGGGCGTCCAGCCGGCGGGCGCCGCCGAAGATGTCCTCCGCCGGGAACTGGCGCAGCAGCCGGACCCGGTCGGGGTGGACGGCGACCACGTCGGCGTAGCGGTCGCCGACCAGGTCCTCGACCGCGTCGACGGGCAGCCGGCGCGCGGAGGGCACGTCGCTGCCCGCGCCGAGCACCTCCAGCAGCCGCGCCGAGGCCCGTTCGGCCTGGCTGAGCACCGCCTCCGACAGGGCCCGGTTGCGGGAGACGACGTTGCGGGTGACCTCCAGTTCGTCCAGGGCGAGTTCGACGTCGCGCCGCTCGTCGACGTAGGGCTCGAAGCAGGGCCAGTGCTGCACCATCAGCTCCCGCAGCTGCGGCAGCGTGAGGAAGCTGAGCACGTTGTCGTCGGCGGGGTCGAGGAGGTAGCCCTTGCGGCGGCTGACCTCGCGGACCGCGACCGCGCGCTGCACCCATTCCTGGCCGGCGGGGCCGGCGGCGGCGACCACCCAGTCGTCGCCGTGGACGGGTTCGTAGACCGGCCGGAGCACGGCGGCCACGACCGTGCGCAGCCGCTGCTCGACGAGGTTCAGCCAGATGTAGGCGCGGCCCGCCCGCTGGGCCCGGGTGCGCACCTCGTGCCACGCCTCGGCGCCCCAGTCCAGTTCCGGGCCGATGGCGCCCACGCTCATCGGCCGTGCCAGGGACACCGCGCCGGGCCGGACGTCCGGGGAGTCCCCCTCGCGACCCTCGTCACCAGGGGGCAGTTCCCGCCCTCCCGAGCCCACCCGCGCACCGCCTTCCGCTCCCCGGCTCTCCCGGGGCACCACCTGTCCCAACGATCAAGGAAGGGTACTCCGGGAGCGGTGCGCCGTGCAGCCCGATGGTCAGGCTCGTCGTCCCAACGAGCGTGATCCACGGGGCCGTTCCGGTCTCGGACGGCCACGGGAGTGAGCGGATTCATCACGCGTTCACAGCGCGCGGACCGTCCACGCCCGCGGACCGGCGAGCCGGGGCGCGCCGCGCGGTCGCCCGCTCCCGGAGCACGGCGCGCGGGCGGCCCGGGGGGCGCGGTCCGAACGGGGGGCGCCCCGGGCGCGCTCACAGGTGGCGGGAGCGACTTTCGGGGAGACTCGGAGCCAGGGCGCCGGCACCGGCGCCACACACCGGGGAGAGTCGAGTCCATGCAGGTCTGGCCTGGAGAGGCGTATCCGCTCGGCGCGACGTACGACGGCGCCGGGACCAACTTCGCGGTCTTCACGGAGGCCGCCGACCGAGTGGAGCTGTGCCTGCTCGACGACGACGGCTCGGAGACCCGGGTCGAGCTGCGGGAGAGCGACGCGTTCGTCCGGCACGCCTACGTGCCCGGCGTGATGCCGGGCCGGCGCTACGGCTACCGCGTGCACGGCCCGTACGCCCCGGAGCGCGGGCTGCGCTGCAACCCCGCGAAGCTGCTCCTGGACCCGTACGCGCGGGCGGTCAGCGGGTCCGTCCGGTGGGGCGAGGAGGTGTACGGCTACCACTTCGGCCAACCCGAACGGCGCAACGACCTCGACTCGGCCCCGCACACCATGACCTCGGTCGTGGTGAACCCGTACTTCGACTGGGGCGACGACCGC
This genomic window contains:
- a CDS encoding SAV2148 family HEPN domain-containing protein; this translates as MGSGGRELPPGDEGREGDSPDVRPGAVSLARPMSVGAIGPELDWGAEAWHEVRTRAQRAGRAYIWLNLVEQRLRTVVAAVLRPVYEPVHGDDWVVAAAGPAGQEWVQRAVAVREVSRRKGYLLDPADDNVLSFLTLPQLRELMVQHWPCFEPYVDERRDVELALDELEVTRNVVSRNRALSEAVLSQAERASARLLEVLGAGSDVPSARRLPVDAVEDLVGDRYADVVAVHPDRVRLLRQFPAEDIFGGARRLDALGIGLNLLVQNFSGRRLVRLAEAGGRVRLLFLNPASSAVKRRERELGVKRGELSRAVEMNILHMRRVRSRLRDPGAFEIQVFDETPRFTAYLVDGDGSDGIAVVQSYLARTRGIETPVMVLRNGRNGGKVVKADPLDEAGLFPAYREEFELMWADSRPVS